From one Mytilus edulis chromosome 1, xbMytEdul2.2, whole genome shotgun sequence genomic stretch:
- the LOC139492742 gene encoding mitochondrial inner membrane protease ATP23 homolog → MSNTKDTGANEGKSQEQLKKEKLKPTEEEDYGYYFYPDRDTRSKVDEDKSFLSKKWEKFMRSGYSGDSGDQLKCESNVIWCKENDSQVKLMLAALKSKGCEINLGRHISCEPCRERCNGGYDPNSNQIVVCQNNTRKKDVCCSVLAHELTHAYDNCRAKVDFTDIEQVACTEIRASNFTHCSIATSMMNGEASPWNYKEAHQLCVKNKALHSVLLVRNVTMDEAATVVDKVFDKCYADLEPVGRIPRKYTRDAYLSFVEGRTHGYFDKDS, encoded by the exons ATGTCAAATACAAAAGACACCGGTGCAAATGAAGGGAAAAGTCAAGaacaattaaaaaaggaaaaattaaaaCCAACAGAAGAAGAAGATTATGGGTATTATTTTTATCCAGACCGTGACACACGGTCCAAAGTAGACGAGGATAAATCTTTCTTGTCTAAAAAATGGGAGAAGTTTATGAGATCAGGATATAGCGGAGACAGTGGTGACCAGCTCAAATGTGAAAGCAATGTTATTTGGTGTAAAGAAAATG attctCAAGTAAAGCTTATGTTAGCTGCTTTGAAGAGTAAAGGAtg tgAGATAAATTTAGGTCGACATATCTCTTGTGAACCATGTAGAGAAAGGTGTAATGGAGGATATGATCCTAATTCTAATCAG attGTTGTCTGCCAAAACAATACAAGGAAAAAAGATGTTTGTTGTTCAGTATTAGCCCATGAACTTACACATGCCTATGATAATTGTCGTGCCAAGGTGGATTTTACAGATATAGAACAAGTAGCATGTACAGAg ATTAGAGCATCAAACTTCACACATTGTTCAATTGCAACATCTATGATGAATGGTGAAGCTTCTCCTTGGAATTATAAAGAAGCACATCAG TTATGTGTGAAGAACAAAGCGTTACATTCAGTTCTGTTAGTGAGAAATGTGACAATGGATGAAGCTGCTACTGTTGTGGACAAAGTGTTTGATAAATGTTATGCAGACTTAGAACCTGTGGGTCGTATACCAAGGAAATATACTAGGGATGCGTATTTATCTTTTGTAGAAGGAAGAACACATGGATATTTTGATAAGGATTCATGA
- the LOC139487679 gene encoding uncharacterized protein encodes MRSLCRAEILQKVFLVCFLTAWVLLYDSESYVPPANSSYTKKLDFDIIDQIEKDIVSYKSKGDILFCGDLNARTSTEEDYIAQDSSRYLPLFESYKPDNQIRFRKNCDETLDSRGKEIIDLCISNQMRVVNGRCMGDLLGHFTCFNTHGKSTVDYLIANERLFNQILYFRVSEFVSTFSDCHCKISWEILAKYQITETQSNNLHAAPVNFRWTEDSPLKFQQALLSPDNQQKISSFLINDSDCSSEDINKKAQDLCDIFLSAAKISLVTPKKNKKGSRPQKKWFDSDLFKMRKNVISLGKIYSRYPKDPVIKGRYYKYFRIYNKCRKVKYKQFINSMLQKLDTLRVENPKQYWKLINDIQDSKKENCSSQIDSDTWANHFRNLHSAIDNTFYSRLNQLEMILNDKEKSLVFNDLDNDISKKEISDAIASLKSGKACGPDWISNEMLKYSQSYLIGCLYKLFNLCLKNSVYPKIWADGFISPIFKSDDPCDPSN; translated from the exons ATGCGAAGCTTGTGTCGTGCTGAGATTCTACAGAAAGTGTTCTTAGTCTGTTTCTTAACTGCTTGGGTGCTTCTATACGATTCGGAAT CATATGTACCCCCTGCTAATTCATCTTATACTAAGAAATTAGATTTTGATATAATTGATCAAATAGAAAAGGACATTGTTTCTTACAAAAGTAAAGgggatattttgttttgtggtgATTTAAACGCTCGCACCTCCACTGAAGAAGATTACATTGCACAAGATAGCTCCAGGTATCTTCCATTGTTTGAATCTTATAAACCTGATAATCAAATTCGATTTAGAAAGAATTGTGATGAAACACTTGATAGTAGAGGGAAAGAGATTATTGATTTATGCATAAGCAATCAAATGCGAGTTGTAAATGGTAGATGCATGGGTGATTTACTTGgtcattttacttgttttaataCACATGGCAAAAGCACTGTTGATTACCTTATAGCAAATGAAAGAttatttaatcagatactttatTTCAGAGTGTCAGAGTTTGTCTCAACATTCTCAGACTGTCATTGTAAAATATCATGGGAAATTTTGGCTAAATATCAAATAACAGAAACTCAGTCAAATAATCTTCATGCTGCCCCTGTTAATTTTAGATGGACTGAGGACTCCCCACTTAAATTTCAGCAAGCACTTTTGTCACCGGATAACCAGCAGAAAATTTCATCTTTCCTTATTAATGATAGTGATTGCTCTTCTGAAGACATTAACAAAAAGGCACAGGATTTATGTGATATCTTTCTTTCTGCAGCCAAAATTTCCCTGGTAACcccaaaaaagaataaaaagggTTCCAGACCCCAGAAAAAATGGTTTGATAGTGATCTTTTTAAAATGCGCAAAAATGTTATATCCTTAGGtaaaatttattcaagatatCCTAAGGATCCTGTTATTAAAGGCAGATACtataaatattttagaatctATAATAAATGTAGAAAAGTTAAATATAAGCAATTTATCAATTCCATGCTACAAAAACTTGATACTCTTAGAGTTGAAAACCCTAAGCAGTATTGGAAATTAATAAATGACATTCAGGATAGCAAAAAAGAAAACTGCTCTTCACAAATTGATTCTGATACATGGGCCAATCACTTTCGTAATCTTCACTCTGCAATTGATAACACATTTTATTCACGACTTAACCAGTTGGAAATGATCCTGAATGACAAagaaaaatctttagtttttaatGATTTAGATAATGATATTAGTAAAAAAGAAATTTCTGATGCTATTGCGAGCTTAAAATCAGGCAAGGCCTGTGGACCTGATTGGATttcaaatgaaatgttaaaatatagTCAGTCATATTTGATAGGTTgcttatataaattatttaatttgtgcCTCAAGAATAGTGTGTACCCAAAGATTTGGGCTGATGGTTTTATTTCGCCAATTTTTAAATCAGATGATCCTTGTGATCCATCTAACTAG